A genomic region of Tepidisphaeraceae bacterium contains the following coding sequences:
- a CDS encoding MFS transporter, giving the protein MAREQEHALTAIETDPQPAIPSTATAPIAPELPAHTLYVMAAACGASAANIYYCQPLLGDFARQFGGTAQQAGMVATAAQVGYGLGLLLFVPLGDIVERRRVVLTLVAICAVLLLATAAAPTLALLIVAQLLVGITATSSQLLIPLGIDLTPPERRGHTVGVLMAGLLCGLLLARVVAGFVADHFGGWRTVFLLAAGVMIVLGLVLRAELPHRAPTLKMTYGKLMRSLLGLSLHTRNLWPATLVSGLSFGSFIGFWTVLSFLMSDYFGRGASEAGLFGIIGLAGAAAAPLAGRVSDRRGPGFTLLLALLLSMAAFALMWGWVAIASLVIGVLLMDLGVQSIQVAAQAKVIALVPEARSRINTIYMVVRFIGGAAGSAIAASAWTYAKWPGVCAAAMTGLALATAIHFIGTRRERMAINQPVPVAP; this is encoded by the coding sequence ATGGCCCGCGAGCAGGAGCACGCGCTGACCGCGATCGAAACCGACCCGCAACCCGCGATCCCCTCAACCGCCACGGCACCCATCGCGCCAGAGCTACCGGCCCACACGCTCTACGTGATGGCGGCCGCATGCGGGGCGTCGGCGGCGAACATCTACTACTGCCAGCCGTTGCTCGGTGACTTCGCCCGGCAGTTCGGCGGCACTGCCCAACAGGCGGGCATGGTCGCGACGGCGGCGCAGGTGGGCTACGGGCTTGGGCTGCTGCTGTTCGTACCGCTCGGCGACATCGTCGAACGACGGCGCGTCGTGCTGACCCTCGTCGCGATCTGCGCCGTCCTGCTGCTGGCGACGGCCGCTGCGCCCACCTTGGCGCTGTTGATCGTCGCGCAACTGCTCGTGGGCATTACCGCCACCAGTTCACAGCTTCTGATTCCGCTCGGCATCGACCTCACGCCACCCGAGCGACGGGGTCATACCGTCGGCGTGTTGATGGCCGGCCTGTTGTGCGGGCTGCTGCTTGCGCGCGTGGTGGCGGGGTTCGTCGCCGACCACTTCGGTGGATGGCGGACCGTCTTCCTGCTGGCAGCAGGGGTGATGATCGTGCTGGGCCTGGTGTTGCGCGCCGAGCTGCCGCACCGTGCGCCGACGTTGAAGATGACCTACGGGAAGTTAATGCGGTCGCTGCTCGGCCTGTCGCTGCACACGCGAAACCTCTGGCCGGCCACGCTGGTCAGCGGGCTGTCGTTCGGCTCGTTTATCGGGTTCTGGACGGTGCTGTCGTTCTTGATGAGCGACTACTTCGGCCGCGGCGCGAGCGAGGCGGGGCTGTTCGGCATCATCGGGCTCGCCGGCGCCGCCGCGGCGCCACTGGCGGGGCGGGTGTCCGACCGCCGCGGGCCGGGGTTCACGCTGCTGTTGGCGCTGCTGCTGTCGATGGCGGCCTTCGCGCTCATGTGGGGATGGGTGGCGATCGCGTCGCTGGTGATCGGTGTGCTGCTGATGGACCTTGGCGTGCAGTCGATCCAGGTGGCGGCGCAGGCAAAGGTGATCGCGCTGGTGCCGGAGGCGCGCAGCCGGATCAACACGATCTACATGGTCGTCCGATTCATCGGCGGCGCCGCCGGCTCGGCGATTGCGGCAAGTGCATGGACCTACGCCAAGTGGCCCGGCGTCTGCGCCGCCGCGATGACCGGTTTGGCGCTGGCGACGGCAATCCACTTTATCGGTACGCGCAGGGAGCGGATGGCCATCAACCAGCCTGTTCCTGTGGCACCATGA
- a CDS encoding response regulator, which yields MTSILHVEDSPLDHKLLRAQLAQQGLTVRMSRVETEAAMRAALLSEPVDLILADYNLPQFSGMGAIEVAAEVTPGVPVIIVSGAMGEQAAVDILRAGAIDYVLKDHLERLGGAIRRALREAADRLARRQAEEEVRKARDVAEAANRAKDHFLAVLSHELRTPLTPVMTAVQMMETDSSVPDHWREQIQMIRRNVELEVKLIDDLLDLTRVSRGKLELHLQPTDLHEKVRQVLAICDADLRAKRLTVATHLEARHHRVQADSARLQQILWNVVKNAVKFTDAGGSVVIRTANVPGGRVEVSVTDSGVGIELDKVSRIFDAFEQGGKHVTRQFGGLGLGLAISRAIAEQHGGTLTAASEGAGRGATFSLTLPATVQSDVAQSSTSRVPGSSSLADCSVLLVEDHPDTARAMGRILKMWGCNVQIADTVAGALQVADAKGFDVIISDIGLPDGSGFDLIRQLLTRRPVKGIALSGFGMEEDLRLSKEAGFAEHLVKPVNLQQLEAAVKRAIASE from the coding sequence ATGACGTCGATCCTTCACGTCGAAGACAGCCCGCTCGATCACAAGCTGCTGCGTGCGCAACTGGCGCAGCAGGGGCTGACGGTTCGCATGTCGCGCGTGGAGACGGAAGCCGCAATGCGGGCGGCGCTGCTGAGCGAACCGGTTGACCTGATCCTGGCCGACTACAACCTGCCGCAGTTCAGCGGCATGGGCGCGATCGAGGTTGCCGCCGAGGTGACGCCCGGGGTGCCGGTGATCATCGTCTCCGGCGCCATGGGCGAGCAGGCCGCGGTGGACATTTTGCGTGCCGGCGCGATTGATTACGTGCTGAAGGACCACCTCGAACGGCTCGGCGGCGCCATTCGCCGGGCGCTGCGCGAGGCCGCCGACCGGCTGGCCCGCCGGCAGGCTGAGGAAGAGGTCCGCAAGGCCCGCGACGTCGCCGAGGCCGCCAACCGTGCGAAGGATCACTTCCTCGCCGTGCTGTCGCACGAGCTGCGCACCCCGCTCACGCCGGTCATGACCGCCGTGCAGATGATGGAGACCGACTCATCGGTGCCCGATCATTGGCGCGAGCAGATCCAGATGATCCGCCGGAACGTGGAACTGGAGGTAAAGCTGATCGACGATCTGCTGGACCTCACGCGCGTCAGCCGCGGTAAGCTCGAACTGCACCTGCAGCCGACCGATCTGCACGAGAAGGTGCGGCAGGTGCTGGCGATCTGCGACGCCGACCTTCGCGCCAAGCGCCTCACCGTCGCCACGCACCTCGAGGCCCGCCATCACCGCGTGCAGGCCGACTCGGCGCGGTTGCAGCAGATTTTGTGGAACGTGGTGAAGAATGCCGTGAAGTTCACCGATGCCGGGGGCAGCGTCGTCATCCGCACCGCCAACGTGCCCGGCGGGCGCGTCGAGGTGAGCGTGACGGACAGCGGTGTCGGCATCGAACTGGATAAGGTGTCGCGCATCTTCGACGCCTTCGAGCAAGGCGGTAAACACGTCACCCGACAGTTTGGTGGATTGGGCCTCGGCCTGGCCATCAGCCGCGCGATCGCCGAACAGCACGGCGGCACCCTGACGGCCGCCAGCGAAGGCGCCGGTCGCGGCGCGACGTTCTCGCTGACGCTGCCCGCGACGGTACAGAGCGACGTCGCGCAGTCCAGCACCAGCCGCGTACCGGGCAGCAGCTCGCTTGCCGATTGCAGCGTGCTGCTGGTCGAAGATCATCCCGATACCGCCCGCGCGATGGGCCGCATTCTGAAGATGTGGGGCTGCAACGTGCAGATCGCCGACACGGTCGCCGGGGCGCTTCAGGTGGCCGACGCCAAGGGGTTTGACGTCATCATCTCCGACATCGGCCTGCCCGACGGCAGCGGCTTCGACCTGATCCGCCAACTCCTGACTCGCCGGCCGGTGAAGGGCATCGCCCTCAGCGGTTTCGGCATGGAAGAGGACTTGCGGCTATCGAAGGAGGCCGGGTTCGCCGAGCATTTGGTGAAGCCCGTAAACCTCCAGCAACTCGAAGCCGCCGTGAAACGCGCGATCGCCAGCGAGTGA
- a CDS encoding response regulator: MNKLKRILLVEDSVNDIKLTTAALRSAGLANEIVVARDGVEALDYLYRRGPHEGRGDETCPAVVLLDLKMPRMDGLDVLAQIRKDDQFKTLPVVMITSSAEEQDMVKSYNLGVNGYVVKPVTHDEFLQAIREVGLFWAVVNQPPPQLTARSQA; this comes from the coding sequence TTGAACAAGCTCAAGCGGATCCTCCTCGTTGAGGACAGCGTCAACGACATCAAGCTGACCACAGCGGCATTGCGCTCGGCCGGTCTGGCCAACGAGATCGTGGTGGCGCGCGACGGCGTCGAAGCGCTCGACTATCTCTACCGCCGTGGCCCGCACGAGGGGCGCGGCGACGAGACGTGCCCTGCGGTCGTCCTGCTCGACCTGAAGATGCCCCGCATGGACGGCCTCGACGTGCTGGCGCAGATCCGCAAGGACGACCAGTTCAAGACGTTGCCCGTCGTCATGATCACGTCCAGCGCCGAAGAACAGGACATGGTCAAGAGCTACAACCTCGGCGTGAACGGGTACGTGGTGAAGCCCGTCACGCACGACGAGTTCCTTCAAGCGATCCGTGAGGTTGGCCTGTTCTGGGCCGTGGTCAACCAACCACCCCCACAGCTGACCGCTCGTTCGCAAGCGTAA
- a CDS encoding CHASE3 domain-containing protein: MSAIPTAASFKQLIISALLVPMGLMICIAVILAFQIKGLMDTAIAVERSDRILAQVNALEKLTLDMETGVRGYLLTGNEAFTSPFDIARSQIEAETQQLRDLLSDRPEELERLNRIVGLRAQWLAFAHEVLSARRGGQDYMTIVNSLRGKGFMDASRVEFAEFIKLEEARRDVLSSAAHQSTRNTLLLLGAVSLLGGGVLAWLARKQFLALGNTYRQALVEAQELNATLEQRVTDRTALLEKRSAQLTEANRELEAFGYSISHDLRAPMRHISGFADLVRRSAGPKMDPDDLESLTTIYDTAKNAGRMVDDLLSFSRIGRAQLRKEPVDMDALLSQVLRDLKPETNDRQIDWTIGHLPPSVGDSALLRMVLHNLVSNAVKYTGKTREARIQVGASTDGPETVYFVTDNGTGFDMKYANKLFGVFQRLHRAEEFEGTGIGLANVRRIIMRHGGRVWADAKLGEGATFSFTIPKLPSDGTDDDTR, from the coding sequence ATGTCTGCCATTCCGACCGCGGCCAGTTTTAAGCAGCTCATCATCAGCGCGTTGCTCGTGCCGATGGGCCTGATGATCTGCATTGCCGTCATCCTCGCGTTTCAGATCAAGGGGTTGATGGACACCGCGATCGCCGTCGAGCGTAGCGACCGAATCCTTGCGCAGGTCAACGCGCTCGAGAAGCTCACGCTCGACATGGAGACGGGCGTGCGCGGCTACCTGCTCACGGGCAATGAGGCGTTCACGTCGCCGTTCGACATCGCGCGCAGCCAGATCGAGGCGGAGACGCAGCAGTTGAGGGACCTGCTGTCCGACAGGCCGGAAGAGTTGGAGCGGTTGAACCGCATCGTCGGCCTGCGCGCCCAATGGCTGGCCTTCGCCCACGAGGTGCTCAGCGCCCGCCGAGGCGGGCAGGACTACATGACGATCGTCAACAGCCTGCGCGGCAAGGGCTTCATGGATGCGTCGCGCGTCGAGTTTGCCGAGTTCATCAAGTTGGAGGAAGCGCGGCGCGACGTGCTGTCGTCGGCGGCACACCAGTCGACACGCAACACGCTGCTGCTGCTGGGCGCGGTGTCGCTGCTGGGTGGCGGGGTGCTGGCGTGGTTGGCGCGCAAGCAGTTCCTCGCCCTGGGCAACACTTACCGCCAGGCGCTCGTCGAGGCGCAGGAACTCAACGCCACGCTTGAGCAACGCGTCACCGATCGCACGGCGTTGCTCGAGAAGCGATCGGCCCAGCTGACGGAGGCCAACCGGGAGCTCGAGGCGTTCGGCTATTCGATCTCGCACGACCTGCGCGCCCCAATGCGTCACATCTCGGGCTTCGCCGACCTGGTCCGCAGGAGCGCCGGCCCAAAGATGGACCCGGACGACCTGGAGAGCCTGACCACGATCTACGACACGGCCAAGAATGCCGGGCGAATGGTGGACGACCTGCTGTCGTTCTCCCGCATCGGCCGGGCGCAGCTGCGCAAGGAACCGGTCGACATGGACGCGCTGCTGTCGCAGGTGCTTCGCGACCTGAAGCCCGAGACGAACGACCGCCAGATTGATTGGACGATCGGCCACCTGCCCCCTTCGGTCGGCGACTCGGCCCTGCTGCGCATGGTCTTGCACAACCTTGTCTCCAACGCCGTCAAGTATACCGGCAAGACGCGGGAGGCCCGGATTCAAGTGGGCGCCAGCACCGACGGGCCCGAAACCGTCTACTTTGTGACCGACAACGGCACCGGGTTCGACATGAAGTATGCCAATAAGCTCTTCGGGGTTTTCCAGCGCCTCCACCGCGCGGAAGAGTTTGAAGGCACGGGGATTGGATTAGCCAACGTAAGACGTATAATCATGCGGCACGGCGGGCGCGTCTGGGCCGACGCAAAGCTGGGCGAAGGCGCCACGTTCTCCTTTACGATTCCGAAGCTGCCCAGCGACGGTACCGACGACGACACGAGGTAG
- a CDS encoding tetratricopeptide repeat protein — MSRRKKNARSTAPAAPPLPGDSAVRTQRSVAMLLVILLTLVAMARLTGADFTSWDDYDTIARNPNLNPPTFESLGRLWTTEHMHLWVPLTYMVWWAVAGGAQIEPDGVTGIALNPTLFHGVNVLIHIGVTLAVFGLLRALRLPHWPAAIGAALFGVHPVQVETVGWTSGTKDLLCGLFSVLALTGYVRAAQRSVDDDTTKRVAVTARRAHLVKPYAWATLALVAAMLSKPTAMVVPVMAFVVDALLIGRPVRRAAVWLAPWVLLSIACAIAARLVQPIGDVSHAGPLVYRPLVALDAVAFYIGKLLWPMNLAVDYGRTPHMTIASGSPFVTWVVPVALLAVALWAWRKHGQAVPLVALAIFAIGVGPVIGLVSYDFQRLSNVADHYLYLPMIGVALLVAFAMSRASGATGAVRPIWRTVAAVLLVVLAVRSAVQAGTWRDTASLFNHVLRVNPTSGTAYNSLATLAVEQRRPTDAIPLAERAVQHAPKMTEAWVTLGAGYAMTGDMARATAAYRKAVEVDPNEPRALAALGGATAMLGDFDAATPMLQKAIAIDPSNAQAQLNLGTIFAQLGRFNDAVPHLRAATELNGHNPQAWTNLGIALARTGQHEEAARCFQTALRINPQFTPARNELEMLGAK; from the coding sequence ATGTCGCGACGCAAGAAGAATGCCCGTTCCACCGCACCCGCAGCGCCACCGCTGCCAGGTGATTCCGCCGTGCGCACTCAGCGATCGGTCGCGATGCTGCTGGTGATCCTGCTGACGCTCGTCGCGATGGCCCGGCTGACCGGCGCCGACTTCACCAGTTGGGATGACTACGACACGATCGCAAGAAACCCCAATTTGAACCCGCCGACGTTTGAAAGCCTCGGCCGGCTGTGGACGACGGAACACATGCACCTGTGGGTGCCGCTGACCTACATGGTGTGGTGGGCGGTCGCTGGCGGTGCGCAGATCGAGCCGGACGGCGTAACGGGCATCGCGTTGAATCCGACGCTGTTTCACGGCGTCAACGTGCTGATCCACATCGGCGTGACGCTGGCCGTCTTCGGCTTGTTACGCGCGTTGCGGTTGCCCCACTGGCCGGCGGCCATCGGGGCGGCGCTGTTTGGCGTGCACCCGGTGCAGGTGGAAACGGTGGGCTGGACGTCGGGCACGAAGGACCTTCTCTGCGGGCTGTTTTCCGTACTGGCGCTAACGGGCTACGTGCGAGCGGCGCAGCGATCGGTCGACGACGACACAACGAAACGGGTCGCGGTGACGGCCAGGCGTGCGCACCTCGTTAAGCCGTACGCGTGGGCAACGCTCGCGCTAGTCGCGGCGATGCTGAGCAAGCCGACGGCGATGGTCGTGCCGGTGATGGCGTTTGTCGTCGACGCGCTGCTCATCGGGCGGCCGGTGCGACGGGCAGCGGTGTGGCTGGCACCGTGGGTGTTGTTGAGCATCGCGTGCGCGATCGCCGCACGGCTGGTGCAACCGATCGGGGACGTCAGTCACGCCGGGCCGCTGGTCTATCGACCCCTGGTGGCGCTGGACGCCGTCGCGTTCTACATCGGCAAGCTGCTGTGGCCGATGAACCTCGCGGTCGACTACGGCCGCACACCGCATATGACGATCGCCAGCGGCTCGCCGTTCGTCACGTGGGTCGTGCCGGTCGCCTTGCTGGCAGTGGCGCTGTGGGCGTGGCGCAAGCACGGTCAAGCCGTGCCTCTGGTCGCGTTGGCGATCTTCGCGATCGGCGTGGGGCCGGTGATCGGGCTGGTATCGTACGATTTTCAGCGCCTGTCGAACGTGGCCGACCATTACCTGTACCTGCCGATGATCGGCGTCGCGCTGCTAGTCGCGTTTGCGATGTCGAGGGCAAGTGGTGCGACTGGCGCGGTGCGTCCGATCTGGCGCACGGTGGCCGCGGTGCTGCTGGTCGTGCTGGCGGTGCGGTCGGCGGTGCAGGCGGGCACGTGGCGCGATACTGCGTCGCTGTTCAACCACGTGCTGCGCGTCAACCCCACCAGTGGCACGGCCTACAACTCGCTGGCGACGCTGGCGGTCGAACAACGACGGCCGACCGACGCCATCCCGCTCGCCGAGCGCGCGGTGCAGCACGCACCGAAGATGACCGAGGCCTGGGTGACGCTGGGGGCCGGTTACGCGATGACCGGCGACATGGCCCGCGCCACCGCCGCGTACCGCAAGGCGGTGGAGGTCGATCCCAACGAACCCCGCGCGCTCGCCGCCCTGGGTGGCGCCACCGCGATGCTTGGCGACTTCGACGCCGCAACACCGATGCTGCAGAAGGCGATCGCGATCGACCCGAGTAATGCCCAGGCGCAGTTGAACCTCGGCACGATCTTCGCGCAACTCGGCCGGTTCAACGACGCCGTTCCGCACCTGCGCGCCGCGACGGAACTGAACGGCCACAACCCACAGGCGTGGACGAACCTCGGCATCGCCCTCGCCCGCACCGGCCAGCACGAGGAGGCTGCCCGTTGCTTTCAGACCGCGCTACGGATCAACCCGCAGTTCACGCCGGCGCGCAACGAACTGGAGATGCTGGGCGCAAAGTAG
- a CDS encoding ABC transporter ATP-binding protein, producing MTEVRFEHISKQFGSTVALDDIDIQINAGELFFLLGPSGCGKSTLLRLIAGLHEPTSGRIWFNGRDVTHLGTDKRNAVMCFQSYALWPHMSVRENVRFGLGVRGVSRREQDGRIDEVLNLVQMVPYADRKPNQLSGGQQQRVALARALAVKPDCLLLDEPLSNLDAKLRHEMRSEIRRICKTAGFTTIYVTHDQKEALSVADRIAVLKAGKLVQVGTPGDLYHTPNSAFVADFIGQTNLLAGTVAGVDGNTMTIDTAAGRVTAAKQNGATPAGKVTVSIRPEQMRIARNGQPVGVNRIAGQAVESTFLGEASEHVLQMTDGTRLKVIAAPPLFDVRGDLAVEFDPKDVVVLADE from the coding sequence ATGACGGAAGTTCGCTTTGAGCACATATCCAAGCAGTTCGGCTCCACGGTCGCGCTGGACGACATCGACATCCAGATTAACGCTGGTGAGCTCTTCTTCCTGCTGGGCCCCAGCGGGTGCGGTAAGAGCACACTGTTGCGCTTAATCGCGGGCTTACACGAACCGACTTCCGGACGAATCTGGTTCAACGGGCGCGACGTAACGCACCTGGGGACCGACAAGCGCAACGCCGTCATGTGCTTTCAAAGTTACGCGCTCTGGCCGCACATGAGCGTGCGCGAGAACGTGCGGTTCGGCCTTGGCGTGCGCGGCGTGTCGCGCCGCGAGCAAGACGGGCGCATCGACGAGGTGCTGAACCTCGTGCAGATGGTGCCCTACGCCGACCGCAAGCCCAACCAACTCTCCGGCGGACAACAGCAGCGCGTGGCGCTGGCCCGCGCGCTGGCGGTCAAGCCCGACTGTCTGCTGTTGGACGAGCCGCTGAGCAATCTGGATGCGAAGCTGCGTCACGAGATGCGCAGCGAGATCCGCCGCATCTGCAAGACCGCCGGCTTCACCACGATTTACGTCACGCACGACCAGAAGGAAGCCCTCAGCGTCGCCGACCGCATCGCCGTGCTGAAGGCGGGCAAACTGGTGCAGGTGGGCACGCCCGGCGACCTGTACCACACGCCCAACAGCGCGTTCGTCGCCGACTTCATCGGCCAGACCAACCTGCTGGCCGGCACGGTCGCGGGTGTCGACGGCAACACGATGACGATCGACACCGCGGCGGGGCGCGTTACGGCCGCGAAGCAAAACGGCGCAACACCTGCGGGTAAGGTGACGGTCAGCATTCGGCCCGAACAGATGCGCATCGCCCGCAACGGCCAGCCCGTCGGCGTCAACCGCATCGCCGGGCAGGCCGTCGAGAGCACGTTTCTTGGCGAGGCCAGCGAGCACGTGCTGCAGATGACCGACGGCACGCGCCTGAAGGTGATCGCCGCGCCACCGCTATTCGACGTGCGCGGCGACCTTGCGGTCGAGTTCGACCCGAAGGACGTGGTGGTGCTGGCCGACGAGTGA
- a CDS encoding extracellular solute-binding protein — protein MRRYIWIILFFIVLVAPFVVRQLVAKRADELPGANGSDALELTIVTPHNQDIRRAFAAAFSDWHQKHHGRPVRITYLTPGGTNDIVRLLNDKYDAMRKGGKLPPESDFAADIDMMWGGGDFPFDVELKPKGLLKPVNVPADVWTAAFPAPDIAGIALYEAASKDRPGAAPRWVGTALSSFGLIYSPPLYATLGLPAPTRWEELANPKLAGLVAGSDPVRSGSIAVAYLTILQRAMVDAEEALFTAQPDVKAMPKAEREKLPEYQDAIAAGWKKGMGTLQLMAANARYFTDSGSQPCNDVGNGEAAAGVAIDFFARVNEEALGRDRIRYVAPRAASAINADPIAILYGVTGEREALANRFITWLLMPETQHLWALRAGESPHVPRALRRLPIVRSVYADRSRWADDVDPFVESGGFNMRPEWTIMLFSEMRPIWSASWIDARSTLKESYRTILSVKDDALRAQLVAELADVPMEMKDVLDRRARKKLITSGEDTEETDVRIWMAKMRIATAEKFRDHYRAVAAKAEAAR, from the coding sequence ATGCGACGTTACATCTGGATCATCCTCTTCTTCATCGTCCTCGTCGCGCCGTTCGTCGTGCGCCAGTTGGTTGCCAAGCGGGCGGATGAGTTGCCCGGTGCGAACGGTAGCGACGCGCTAGAGCTGACGATCGTCACGCCGCACAACCAGGACATTCGCCGCGCGTTCGCCGCGGCGTTTTCCGATTGGCACCAGAAGCACCACGGCCGGCCGGTGCGCATCACCTACCTCACGCCCGGCGGCACGAACGACATCGTGCGCCTGTTGAACGACAAGTACGACGCGATGCGCAAGGGCGGCAAGCTGCCACCCGAATCTGATTTTGCGGCCGACATCGACATGATGTGGGGTGGTGGTGACTTTCCGTTCGACGTCGAGCTGAAGCCCAAGGGCCTGCTGAAGCCAGTGAACGTGCCGGCCGACGTGTGGACCGCGGCCTTCCCGGCGCCGGACATCGCGGGCATCGCATTATACGAGGCGGCCAGCAAAGATCGGCCCGGGGCGGCGCCGCGCTGGGTCGGCACCGCGCTCAGCTCGTTCGGGTTGATCTACAGCCCACCGCTGTACGCGACGCTCGGCCTGCCGGCGCCCACGCGGTGGGAGGAACTGGCCAACCCCAAACTCGCGGGCCTCGTCGCGGGGTCCGATCCCGTGCGCAGCGGGTCGATCGCCGTCGCCTACCTCACGATCCTGCAGCGCGCCATGGTCGATGCGGAAGAAGCGCTCTTCACGGCCCAGCCTGACGTCAAGGCCATGCCGAAGGCCGAGCGCGAGAAGCTGCCCGAGTACCAGGATGCGATCGCTGCGGGTTGGAAGAAGGGCATGGGCACACTGCAGCTGATGGCGGCCAACGCGCGATACTTCACCGACAGTGGCAGCCAACCGTGCAACGACGTCGGCAACGGCGAGGCCGCCGCGGGCGTGGCGATCGACTTCTTCGCGCGCGTGAACGAGGAAGCCCTCGGCCGCGACCGCATTCGCTACGTCGCGCCCCGTGCCGCCAGCGCGATCAACGCCGACCCCATCGCGATCCTGTACGGCGTCACGGGTGAACGCGAGGCGCTGGCCAACCGTTTCATCACCTGGCTGCTGATGCCCGAGACGCAGCACCTCTGGGCGCTGCGTGCCGGGGAAAGTCCGCACGTGCCGCGCGCCTTGCGACGGTTGCCGATCGTGCGGAGCGTTTACGCCGACCGCAGCCGCTGGGCGGATGACGTTGACCCGTTCGTCGAGTCGGGCGGCTTCAACATGCGGCCCGAGTGGACGATCATGCTGTTCTCCGAGATGCGCCCCATCTGGTCGGCATCGTGGATCGACGCGCGGTCGACGCTGAAGGAATCGTACAGGACGATCCTGTCCGTCAAGGACGATGCCCTGCGTGCCCAGCTGGTCGCCGAGCTTGCCGACGTGCCGATGGAGATGAAGGACGTCCTCGATCGGCGCGCGCGTAAGAAGCTGATCACCAGTGGTGAGGACACGGAAGAGACGGACGTGCGCATCTGGATGGCGAAGATGCGCATCGCGACGGCGGAGAAGTTCCGCGACCACTACCGTGCCGTCGCCGCCAAGGCGGAGGCGGCGCGGTAG